A stretch of DNA from Candidatus Hydrogenedentota bacterium:
CCGGCGCATTTTCGGGGCCGGGAAGGTGATCGGGGTATAGAAGCTTATTGTCCCAAATTTGTCGGATGGGGTTCCAGTTTGAGAGATAAAAAATCGGACCGATCAGACGGATCGGACCGATCAGGAGCAATAGGGCCGATCAGTCCGCTCCGTCTGATCGGTCCGACAAAAAAGCGGCGCACCAAGGGTGCGCCGCTCAAACTCGCTCACATAACTCTACGGAATCGTCACCCACGCGTCCGGCTTGCAGGCCGCGCCGATCTTCTTGCCCACATCCGAGGCCTTGATATCGTCGAAAAGCTTGCCCGCGCTGGGGAGCTGATACTGTTCGCCGGAGACGCCGCGCTTGAGGCGTTCCACCGCATAGATCTGCTCTACCGCCGTAACGCTGAGGCCCTCTTCCTTGTTCAAACGCGCAATCTCGGCGTAGAGCGCCTTGCGGCCTTTGTTTTCCTCGGCGAGGAGGGTCTGGGCCTTGTTCTTGGCGTCCGCATCCTTCATCGCGTCGCAGTCCTTCAATTCCACATAACCGCGGTTCGTCTCGCCCAGACAGCCGTCTTTCTTCAGCTTGGCGATGGCGTCGTTGTTCTTTCGGAGTTCCGTGGCGATTTCCTTGACCCGGGCCGAGTCGGACTTCATCTCCGCCGCCTGCACGGTTTCGAAGGGGTCGAGGAACTCCAGGCTCTTCCACAGCCACGAAGTCGACTCCGCCTTTTGTTCCAGTCCGGGAAGTTCGTTGGATTTGCCCTCAATGTAGTTCAACACGTCCCCGGCCTGTTCCTGGACGTGGCGGATATCGAGCGTGATATGGGCGTCAATCTTGTGCTCCGTGCGAATGACGCACCCGGCGAGGGCGAGCAGCGCGGCGGCCTGCAGGCAGAAAAGTTTTCGTGTCATGGTGCATAGTTCCTTTCACGTCCTAAGACGTACTGGCCAGACCTTTATTCAAACATTCTATACCCGGACTTCAAAATATTGCGAGTTTCACGGGGCCTCTTCCGCCGCGGATTGTATGGCCTGGAGGATCGCCTCAGGCTCGGCCTTGATATCCACCGTGACATCGAGATTCTTGCTCTCCAGGCGGGCCACGCCCACCACCAGCCCGTCTTCCAGGTGAAGTTTAATCACCGCTTTCTCGAAGGCGCGCTGCTCGTCTTTGCCGATGACCTTCTCGATTACCTTCTGGATCTGCTTGCTCCCCACGGCGTCGTTCACCATCTGCTGCATCAGGATTTGGCGCACCGCCGCCTGGTTCAGGGTGAGGTTCTCCGAGGCGGTCAGGTCGACATTGAGATCCACCAGCCCCTCCGCCGACACGGTGAGATCGGCCGTGCCATTCACCTTGCCCGTCATGACGACATCGGGTGGCTTGAAGGTCTGCGTGAATTGCTCCAGATCCAGTGCGCCGGCTTCCGCCCGCACGGTGCCGGGGTAGTTTGCTTCGCGGTATTTCAGTTCGCCGCCCAGCGCAAGCGTCCCCCCCAGAAAGGCCGTCTCAAAGGTGGTGCAGGAAATTTCCTCGGGCGTCACCTTGACCTCCGTGGATGTCGCGCCAAAAGGGATTTCATACACTTTAAAGGGGCCCACGGACAGCGATCCACCGCCCAACTCGCCCGAGGCGGGATTGTACTTTCCAGTGTGGGCCAGGCTGGCGAAGGAGCCCATTTTCTCCGGTAACTCCAGTGTCTCCGCCCGCAATTCCCAGGTGGTCATGCCCGAGAAGGAATCACCGGTCCACGCCAGTTCCTCGCTCGCAAGGGCGGCGTGACCGCCGGTCACCGATGCGATTAGACCGCGCCGCACGAGCAGATCCAGATCCGAGCGCAGGGCGAGACTGGAAAAATTCGCACGGAACGGTGAGCCCTCCCGTGCGAAAAGAAATGCGAGCGAGGTCAGGCTGAGTTGCGTGCCCTCGTCGATTGCGGCCGCAACGGGGGATAAAGTCAGGCTGCCAGCCGCCGTATCGTAGGCCAGGTCTCCGGTAAGGGTCAACTGGGATCCATAGGGCACGCCCCAATCGCCATAGACAATATCGTCTGAACTGGCGCGCACGGAATCCAAGCGCGTTCCCGCTGGGCCGGCGTGCAGACGACCGCTGATCGCCGCGGCGCCGGAAAGGCCCGGCAGGGCAAACATGTTCGCCAGAGTATCCAGCGACAAGGTCCCCTCCAGCTCACTCTCCAGGGTTGCCTTCGGCAGATCGAGGGACCACGCCGCCGCCGCGAGGTCCACCGTTCCTTCCTGAGCCAGTTTCAATGACTT
This window harbors:
- a CDS encoding DUF1318 domain-containing protein, with product MTRKLFCLQAAALLALAGCVIRTEHKIDAHITLDIRHVQEQAGDVLNYIEGKSNELPGLEQKAESTSWLWKSLEFLDPFETVQAAEMKSDSARVKEIATELRKNNDAIAKLKKDGCLGETNRGYVELKDCDAMKDADAKNKAQTLLAEENKGRKALYAEIARLNKEEGLSVTAVEQIYAVERLKRGVSGEQYQLPSAGKLFDDIKASDVGKKIGAACKPDAWVTIP